In a single window of the Dehalococcoidia bacterium genome:
- a CDS encoding MFS transporter produces MGENGQPPGREASGGGRLSVLRNRNFSLLWFGQIISNSGAWMQIVAQGWLVYNLTDSPFYLGVVGMARAIPMIVLPPMGGVIADRMPRLKLLKVTQTTMFLNALVLAGLVHTETVQIWQIVLIAFLAGALNSFDQPSRQALLPDLVRREDLAKAVALYSSAWQGASLFGPTLAGITIAAVGLAGAFYANAFGYFGVIAALFLMRGVPERSAEPSGKGLTDDLVAGLRYVRGTRLILALILLSAATNIFGRSYQQLLPVFARDVFDEGSFGLGLMMSAPGAGTLAAAAALAVLADIQRKGVLFLAGMVMFSLTLVVFTLNREFLPGIGLLFLVGVTSILFSSMMTTMLQLRAAPEMRGRVMSLVTVTMQGLAPLGGLMTGSLATAIGTPEAVALSAAVVALVAALAAAAVPEIRDFRSGAEEPPEAAAASAAPAGHAPAAAVRSRT; encoded by the coding sequence ATGGGTGAGAACGGCCAACCGCCTGGGCGCGAAGCCAGCGGCGGAGGGCGCCTCAGCGTCCTGCGCAACCGCAACTTCAGCCTCCTCTGGTTCGGCCAGATCATCTCCAACTCCGGCGCCTGGATGCAGATCGTCGCCCAGGGCTGGCTGGTCTATAACCTCACAGACTCGCCCTTCTACCTGGGCGTCGTGGGCATGGCGCGGGCCATACCCATGATCGTGCTGCCACCCATGGGCGGCGTCATCGCCGACCGCATGCCGCGCCTGAAGCTGCTCAAGGTCACTCAGACCACAATGTTCCTGAACGCGCTCGTCCTTGCCGGTCTCGTCCACACCGAGACCGTCCAGATCTGGCAGATCGTGCTCATCGCCTTCCTCGCCGGGGCCCTGAACTCCTTCGACCAGCCCAGCCGCCAGGCGCTCTTGCCGGACCTGGTCCGGAGGGAGGACCTGGCCAAGGCCGTCGCCCTGTACTCCTCCGCCTGGCAGGGCGCGTCGCTCTTCGGCCCGACCCTCGCCGGCATCACGATCGCCGCGGTCGGCCTGGCGGGGGCCTTCTACGCCAACGCCTTCGGCTATTTCGGCGTGATCGCGGCCCTCTTTCTGATGCGCGGCGTGCCGGAACGCTCCGCGGAGCCCAGCGGCAAAGGCCTCACGGACGACCTCGTAGCGGGGCTGCGCTACGTCCGGGGGACCCGCCTGATCCTGGCGCTGATCCTCCTGTCCGCGGCAACCAACATCTTCGGGCGCTCATATCAGCAGCTCCTCCCCGTCTTCGCGCGCGACGTCTTCGACGAGGGGAGCTTCGGCCTCGGGCTGATGATGTCGGCGCCCGGCGCGGGCACGCTGGCCGCGGCAGCGGCGCTGGCCGTCCTCGCCGACATTCAGCGGAAAGGCGTCCTCTTTCTCGCCGGGATGGTGATGTTCAGCCTCACGCTCGTGGTCTTCACGCTGAACCGGGAGTTCCTTCCCGGGATTGGCCTCCTCTTCCTCGTCGGCGTGACGTCGATCCTCTTCAGCTCCATGATGACGACCATGCTGCAGCTCCGGGCTGCGCCCGAAATGCGTGGCCGCGTCATGAGCCTCGTTACAGTCACGATGCAGGGCCTGGCGCCCCTGGGCGGCCTCATGACCGGCAGTCTCGCGACGGCCATCGGCACGCCGGAGGCAGTGGCGCTTTCGGCGGCGGTTGTCGCCCTGGTGGCGGCCCTGGCCGCTGCCGCCGTGCCCGAGATCCGCGACTTCAGGTCGGGAGCGGAAGAGCCGCCCGAAGCGGCGGCAGCATCCGCGGCGCCCGCCGGCCACGCGCCCGCCGCTGCCGTCCGCAGCCGTACGTGA
- a CDS encoding thioesterase family protein, with amino-acid sequence MPDAIFRLDGERFVPTEAARSPWSESQLHGGSAAGLLARAVQQFSDDPGLQVARLTVDLLRPVPNAPLQAHASTVRRGGRIHVVEAVLLSDGELVTKATALLLRRLDEELAIEPPAASLPPPDGLPASNLSGWSQTPGGPPPPPALGRTGLHTTIEVRWLNRGDPADRNRAWVRLPLPLVEGEENTPLVLAATVSDFTNAFTNMGGRAPTGFINADISLYLHRYPAGDWIGFETLRAAQPYGLAVSTAVLHDERGPIGAVVEAVIANQRR; translated from the coding sequence GTGCCCGACGCCATCTTCCGCCTCGACGGCGAGCGCTTTGTCCCCACCGAGGCCGCGCGAAGCCCGTGGTCCGAGAGCCAGCTTCATGGCGGCTCTGCGGCCGGCCTCCTTGCCCGCGCCGTGCAGCAATTTAGCGACGACCCGGGCCTGCAGGTCGCGCGGCTGACTGTCGACCTCCTTCGGCCGGTGCCGAATGCGCCCCTGCAGGCCCATGCCTCCACCGTGCGCCGTGGTGGCCGTATCCATGTGGTCGAAGCAGTCCTCCTGAGCGATGGCGAGCTGGTCACGAAGGCGACCGCCCTCCTGTTGAGACGCCTCGATGAGGAGCTGGCTATCGAGCCGCCGGCGGCCTCGCTGCCGCCTCCGGATGGCCTGCCGGCATCGAACCTGAGCGGCTGGTCGCAGACACCCGGCGGCCCGCCTCCGCCTCCCGCTCTCGGCCGCACCGGCCTGCATACGACAATCGAGGTGCGCTGGCTCAATCGCGGCGACCCGGCCGACCGGAACAGGGCCTGGGTGCGGCTGCCCCTCCCGCTCGTGGAGGGCGAGGAGAACACGCCCCTGGTCCTCGCCGCCACCGTGTCCGACTTCACGAACGCCTTCACCAACATGGGAGGGCGGGCGCCGACCGGCTTCATCAATGCCGACATCAGCCTCTACCTCCACCGCTACCCTGCCGGCGACTGGATCGGGTTCGAGACTCTGCGCGCTGCGCAGCCTTACGGTCTCGCCGTCTCGACCGCGGTCCTGCACGACGAACGCGGACCCATCGGCGCCGTCGTCGAGGCCGTGATCGCCAACCAGCGTCGCTAG
- a CDS encoding EthD domain-containing protein produces the protein MMKSAYVLRRKPGMSLEEFQRYWREVHGPLVRKWAPKIGMVRYIQVHAVPPPAERPADPIRGQMPEPYDGIAEWWIDPAKATGTPEERREAARVLAEDEANFIDFSRSCITRGEEVHMIGPATPID, from the coding sequence ATGATGAAGTCGGCTTACGTCCTGAGGCGAAAGCCCGGCATGTCGCTGGAGGAGTTCCAGCGGTACTGGCGGGAGGTGCACGGGCCGCTCGTGCGCAAGTGGGCGCCCAAGATCGGCATGGTGCGCTACATCCAGGTCCACGCAGTGCCGCCGCCGGCCGAGCGGCCGGCAGACCCGATCCGGGGCCAGATGCCGGAGCCCTACGACGGGATCGCGGAGTGGTGGATCGACCCCGCGAAGGCTACAGGCACGCCCGAGGAGCGCCGCGAGGCCGCGCGCGTCCTCGCCGAGGACGAGGCCAACTTCATCGACTTCTCGCGCTCCTGTATCACGCGCGGCGAAGAGGTGCACATGATCGGGCCGGCGACGCCGATCGATTGA